A stretch of Planococcus citri chromosome 5, ihPlaCitr1.1, whole genome shotgun sequence DNA encodes these proteins:
- the LOC135848284 gene encoding uncharacterized protein LOC135848284 produces the protein MFSQIKMIGVYLMIINVVCGIDSEYESRTNENEFTNTEDELSNSEEEIGSGDNTTDLSKCRRVTLNTSSAIFYPIEEMKNEGGFFIKFNAKANLSANLLFSQENNFTKCTNDDDVTKNCIMVTIRSSSEKKYLASTLGNGTHERLHYEKNLLSSKEWRQFWIRITSDGSLIEVGKKGSPPFMAYRTQPWTLNYYGMFAFDDEESISYAFLCFENNKIDLSQYRTLTTYDHVYTFYSIDGIKNDEGFFLEFMVKTDQDAHIIFSPTNETVKKDQRVFEVILGGYTTNTISVIKTTELAEPAKEHHEKDILSPDEWRPFWIRITPDGASIQVGKKGSSAFMSLKTEPRPIKYYGFASSDSFANWAFPGLEKNNIGTNVCIPSPCGPNSECKQKNNRVICSCKKNQLDSPSTCRFECIFNSECPQNEACIGKRCENPCDGMCDKNATCEVDSHVPICSCLDGFTGDPLAGCVEEEDLPKYRSLTTHSGETFYPTSVIKNDDQIFLKFNVKPGRIATISLINDVAAHDDRYFSVIFSSEKSEISIAAESIDLNLPRSFVTYTEHNLLSNKEWRPFWIRITSDGSLIEIGKNIGKLAFVSVKKDPWPIKYFGFMSTDVCHWNFVSSKDTNLDLLRYRTLTSYSTYSTLYPIADINNDDEFFLEFNVKAIKFAQIIFTEKNDPKITAISKNDTMYQDLDIFHVVIDGTHLAIRTTPAGEEQVRYDEKNLISSKEWRQFWIRITTDGSSIEVGKNGGRTLASLKTKPRIIKYFGLAGDEDYAGWAFPPQKAKFLVFL, from the exons ATGTTTTCACAAATTAAAATGATTGGTGTTTATTTAATGATCATCAATGTCGTCTGTGGAATCGACAGTGAATATGAATCAAGAaccaatgaaaatgaatttactaACACTGAAGATGAATTGAGCAACAGTGAAGAAGAAATAGGCAGCGGTGACAATACAACAG aTCTTTCTAAATGCAGACGTGTAACACTCAACACCAGTTCGGCAATATTTTATCCAAttgaagagatgaaaaatgaaggaggatttttcataaaattcaacgCAAAAGCTAATCTATCTGCTAACCTTCTATTCTctcaagaaaataatttcacaaaatgtaCTAACGATGACGATGTGACTAAGAATTGTATTATGGTAACTATACGTTcaagttcagaaaaaaaatatctcgcTTCGACGTTAGGAAATGGTACGCATGAACGGTTACACTATGAAAAAAACCTACTGTCATCCAAAGAATGGCGTCAATTCTGGATTCGAATTACCTCAGATGGATCATTAATTGAAGTTGGAAAGAAGGGGAGCCCTCCGTTCATGGCTTACAGAACGCAGCCTTGGACACTCAATTACTATGGGATGTTTGCATTCGATGATGAAGAGTCCATTAGTTACgcttttttatgttttgagaATAATAAGATAG ACCTTTCTCAGTACAGAACTTTAACAACCTACGATCACGTTTACACATTTTATTCGATCGAtggcataaaaaatgatgaaggattttttttggaattcatgGTGAAAACTGATCAAGACGCTCACATCATTTTTTCTCCAACAAATGAAACTGTGAAGAAGGATCAGAGAGTTTTCGAAGTAATTTTAGGTGGATATACTACAAATACGATTTCAGTCATTAAAACCACTGAACTCGCTGAACCCGCAAAAGAACATCATGAGAAAGATATATTATCGCCCGACGAATGGCGTCCATTTTGGATTCGAATTACACCAGATGGAGCATCAATTCAAGTTGGAAAGAAGGGAAGTTCTGCTTTCATGTCTTTGAAGACGGAGCCCAGGCCAATCAAGTATTATGGATTTGCTAGTAGTGACAGTTTCGCTAACTGGGCGTTTCCAGGCCTTGAGAAAAATAACATAG GAACAAATGTGTGCATTCCTTCACCATGCGGTCCAAATAGCGAATGTAAACAGAAAAACAACCGCGTAATATGTTCTTGCAAGAAAAACCAGCTAGATTCGCCTTCCACGTGTAGATTTGAATGCATTTTCAACTCGGAATGTCCACAAAACGAAGCCTGTATCGGGAAAAGATGCGAAAATCCGTGTGATGGAATGTGTGACAAAAATGCAACATGTGAAGTAGACAGTCATGTTCCCATATGCAGTTGCTTAGATGGATTTACAGGAGATCCATTGGCAGGATGTGTTGAAGAAGAGG aTCTTCCTAAATATAGAAGCTTAACAACCCACTCAGGAGAAACATTTTATCCAACCAGCgttataaaaaatgatgacCAAATTTTCCTGAAGTTCAACGTAAAACCTGGAAGAATCGCTACCATCTCTTTAATAAATGACGTTGCGGCGCACGATGACCGCTACTTCAGTGTGATTTTCAGTTCAGAGAAATCAGAAATAAGCATCGCAGCAGAAAGCATCGACCTAAATCTACCTAGATCATTCGTGACTTATACCGAACACAATTTGCTATCAAATAAAGAATGGCGTCCATTTTGGATTCGAATTACCTCAGATGGATCATTAATTGAAATAGGAAAGAATATTGGGAAACTTGCATTCGTGTCTGTAAAGAAAGATCCTTGGCCAATCAAGTACTTTGGATTCATGAGTACTGATGTTTGTCACTGGAATTTTGTGAGTTCCAAAGACACTAACCTAG atCTTCTTCGGTACAGAACTCTTACATCATACTCCACTTATTCCACACTTTACCCGATTGCAGATATAAataatgatgatgaattttttttggaattcaacgtcaaagcaataaaattcgctcaaatcatttttacagaaaaaaatgatcctaAAATAACtgctatttcaaaaaatgatacaatgTATCAGGATCTAGATATTTTTCATGTAGTCATAGATGGTACGCATTTAGCAATCCGAACAACTCCTGCCGGAGAAGAACAGGTTAGATATGATGAGAAAAATCTCATATCATCTAAAGAATGGCGCCAATTTTGGATTCGAATTACAACAGATGGATCATCaattgaagttggaaaaaacgGGGGACGTACCTTGGCATCTTTGAAAACGAAGCCTAGGATAATCAAATACTTTGGTTTGGCTGGCGATGAAGATTATGCTGGGTGGGCTTTTCCACCCCAGAAAG cTAAATTTCTTGTATTTCTATAA
- the LOC135847999 gene encoding uncharacterized protein LOC135847999, protein MISQINAIGVCLIIINILCGIDGEDDTTSRGDEINSSDNEIHPSKCKHLTTNNDSYIFYPVEDIRNERGFFLKFNVKAERGVHIIFSSTNLTENSDHKGFEVVISGGQHDAISEIRTTQASEKDTSHIHYEKNMVSYKEWHQFWIRITSDGTLIEVGKKGSIPFMSSRTKPRLIEYYGFASDNNPINYAFLCFERNNIDVSQYRTLTTYDDAYTFYPIEEMKNNGTIFLEFMVKTDQDAHIIFSPTNETVKKDEKIFKVILGGHTNRISAIKTSELDEPGSKHPEEDILLPDEWRSFWIRITQDGASIQVGKNGSSAFMSLKTEPRPIKYYGFASSGSFANWAFPSLKKNNVVTNVCIPSPCGPNSECKQKDNHAICSCKKNQLDSPSTCRFECIFNSECPQDKACIGKTCQDPCAGMCGKNTNTKCEVENHAPICSCIAGLTGDPSTECVKEEDLPKYRSSTTHFGGHTYYPISVIKNDKQIFMKFNVKTEAILYITFHSTNPFVTNEYQDFILTFGSKELKTEIRSQPLLSAMIYNEYNLLSNEEWRPFWIRITPDGSSIEVGKNIGKLPFMSIKKDPQPIKYFAFTTLGVCHWNFVSSKDTNIDLLRYRTHSSGSTHSTLYPIADINSDDEFFLEFNLKAKHSAQIIFTEKNDPEISASSKNDTKYQDLDIFYVVIENTHLSIRTTPAGEEQVSYHEENLISSEEWRIFWIRITTDGSSIEVGKNGGRALASLETKPRIIKYFGFSSDEDGAWWAFPPQKAKFLVFL, encoded by the exons ATGATTTCCCAGATTAACGCGATTGGTGTTTGCTTAATTATCATTAATATCCTGTGTGGAATCGACGGTGAAGATGATACAACTAGCAGAGGAGATGAAATAAATAGCAGTGACAATGAAATAC atCCATCTAAATGTAAACATTTAACAACCAACAATGACTCCTATATATTTTATCCAGTTGAAGACATACGAAATGAGAGAGGgtttttcctaaaattcaaCGTAAAAGCTGAACGCGGTGTTCATATCatattttcttcaacaaatctaACTGAAAACAGTGATCACAAAGGTTTTGAAGTAGTTATAAGTGGTGGCCAGCACGATGCAATTTCGGAGATACGAACAACTCAAGCTTCAGAAAAAGATACATCACATATACACTATGAAAAGAACATGGTTTCATATAAAGAATGGCATCAATTCTGGATTCGAATCACCTCAGATGGAACATTaattgaagttggaaaaaaaggcAGCATTCCGTTTATGTCTTCGAGAACGAAGCCTCGGTTAATCGAGTACTATGGATTCGCCAGTGATAACAATCCCATCAACTATGCCTTTCTGTGCTTTGAGAGGaataacatag ATGTTTCCCAGTATAGAACTTTAACAACCTACGATGACGCTTACACATTTTATCCgatcgaagaaatgaaaaataatggcACAATTTTCCTTGAATTCATGGTGAAAACTGATCAAGACgctcacattattttttctccaacaaATGAAACTGTGAAAAaggatgagaaaattttcaaagtaattttagGTGGTCATACGAATAGGATTTCAGCAATCAAAACCTCTGAACTAGATGAACCAGGAAGCAAACACCCCGAAGAAGATATATTATTGCCCGACGAATGGCGTTCATTCTGGATTCGAATTACACAAGATGGAGCATCAATTCAAGTCGGAAAGAATGGGAGTTCCGCTTTCATGTCTTTGAAGACGGAGCCCAGGCCAATCAAGTATTATGGATTTGCAAGTAGTGGCAGTTTCGCTAACTGGGCGTTTCCAAGTCTCAagaaaaataatgtag TGACAAATGTGTGCATTCCTTCACCATGCGGTCCAAACAGCGAATGTAAACAAAAAGACAACCACGCGATATGTTCCTGCAAGAAAAATCAGCTAGATTCGCCTTCAACGTGTAGATTTGAATGCATTTTCAATTCGGAATGCCCACAAGACAAAGCCTGCATCGGGAAAACATGCCAAGATCCGTGCGCTGGAATGTGCggcaaaaatacaaatacaaaatgCGAAGTAGAAAACCATGCGCCTATATGTAGCTGTATAGCTGGATTAACAGGAGATCCATCAACAGAATGTGTTAAAGAAGAAG aTCTTCCTAAATACAGAAGCTCAACAACCCACTTCGGAGGACACACATATTATCCAATCAGcgttataaaaaatgataaacaaattttcatgaagTTCAACGTGAAAACTGAAGCAATCCTTTACATCACTTTTCATTCAACAAATCCATTCGTAACGAACGAATACCAAGATTTTATATTGACGTTTGGTTCAAAGGAATTAAAAACAGAAATCAGATCACAACCATTATTATCAGCCATGATTTATAATGAATACAATTTACTATCAAATGAAGAATGGCGTCCATTTTGGATTCGAATTACCCCAGATGGATCATCAATTGAAGTAGGAAAGAATATTGGGAAACTCCCATTCATGTCTATAAAAAAAGATCCTCAGCCAATCAAGTACTTTGCTTTCACTACTCTTGGCGTTTGTCACTGGAATTTTGTAAGTTCCAAGGACACTaacatag aTCTTCTCCGGTACAGAACTCATTCATCAGGATCCACTCATTCCACACTTTACCCGATTGCAGATATAAAtagtgatgatgaattttttttggaattcaaccTCAAAGCAAAACATTCCGCCcaaatcatttttacagaaaaaaatgatcctgAAATATCTGCAAGTTCTAAAAATGATACAAAGTATCAGGATCTGGATATTTTTTATGTAGTCATAGAAAATACGCATTTATCAATCCGAACAACTCCTGCCGGAGAAGAACAAGTTAGTTACCATGAGGAAAATCTCATATCATCTGAAGAATGGCGCATATTTTGGATTCGAATCACAACAGATGGATCATCaattgaagttggaaaaaacgGGGGACGTGCCCTGGCATCTCTGGAAACGAAGCCTAGGATAATCAAATACTTTGGTTTTTCTAGTGATGAGGATGGTGCTTGGTGGGCTTTTCCACCCCAGAAAG CTAAATTTCTCGTATTTCTATAA